A single Anopheles arabiensis isolate DONGOLA chromosome 2, AaraD3, whole genome shotgun sequence DNA region contains:
- the LOC120896276 gene encoding uncharacterized protein LOC120896276 has protein sequence MLKRCVLFVLLVQLIDKSVAVVRFENLKYELNKDYMHGNIFIKSQNDKYSFGADVELAKKVEGSVIITPHVQHLVKGEYHTMVNIDLDTCKVDPVMSENAIVRTIAKESTKFINFSLMCPYNPGRYLLNDFTLDSESPLLKLIPNGKYKMELKAHHYPTPGSAPIMLFMYSVDFELYAAAS, from the exons ATGTTAAAACggtgcgttttgtttgtgctgttAGTTCAGCTGATAGATAAG TCCGTAGCCGTAGTACGGTTCGAGAATCTCAAGTACGAGCTGAACAAGGACTACATGCATGGTAACATATTCATCAAAAGCCAGAACGACAAGTACTCGTTCGGAGCTGACGTCGAACTGGCCAAGAAGGTTGAAGGCAGCGTAATC ATTACGCCGCACGTGCAGCATCTGGTGAAGGGCGAGTACCACACGATGGTGAACATCGATCTTGACACCTGCAAAGTCGATCCAGTGATGTCGGAAAATGCGATCGTACGCACGATCGCCAAAGAATCGACCaagtttattaatttttcgCTCATGTGCCCGTACAACCCG GGACGCTATTTGTTAAACGACTTTACGCTCGATTCGGAAAGCCCGCTGCTGAAGCTAATTCCGAACGGCAAGTACAAGATGGAGCTGAAGGCTCACCACTATCCCACGCCAGGCTCGGCACCGATAATGTTGTTCATGTACTCGGTGGATTTCGAACTGTATGCTGCCGCCAGTTAA